Below is a genomic region from Pleuronectes platessa chromosome 2, fPlePla1.1, whole genome shotgun sequence.
taaacagaaaaaaagatttgcagAAAGAGCAAAGCTACAAACTAAAATACAGAGTTTATCTGCACAGCAGCTAGGAGCACagacaacagggtcagaaaCAATTGGGTAATCCTTGTTGTGTTCGGCACACTTCACAGCGTTTCCAAACTACGTTTTAGAGACTCGGACTAGTGTGGTGGCCAGCAGCAGAGTTGATTGGGTTTCCAACGAAAATAgagtagtatggatgtagcccaAAAAAAAGTTATACCTGCAGCAGAAATGTCTGAGAACATGACTCCCGGTCTTCTTCTTTATGCACACGCCTTCTTGctgtaagaaaaaaataattggtCTATTGATTCTTCGGAGGAGGCAAAGGGAAAATAAATTGGCAAGTGTTCTTATTTGCTCTGGGTTTCGTTTAACCTTCGACTGTCCGGCTTCCCCGTGGTTTGTTTGCAGAGACACAGCAGAGCTTCCTGAACTGCTGAAGTTGTTCTAGGCCAACGGTCATAAGCAGAGCTCAGCTATCATTGTAGAAATCTCTTCATCATAATGCATGCATGCAATACTTGTAAAGCCTTGTTATGTTTATGTTGCAATGCAAACTTATGGAATAATTTGCCTTTGTGCAGGTCAAATACAGCTTGACCATCTGCGGCCTCTTCTACGGAAAGGCTCTCTTATACAGTGGGCAAGAGGAGAAGCTTCAGCTGAGGTATGTCCACTCAAGATAAAGATACAGAAACAATGTTGCATGTACAGTCGGCGGCTATACATGGCCAcacaaccacatacacacaaacaacaacagttaGCAGCGTCCTATTGTTTGGATAGAGGCTAATGGCAGGATGAGGTGTTTCCTGAGAGCCGGTGAGGAGAGAGCCTGTTGACACACTCACGCGCTTCACCCAACACTGATGATTgagtctgctcctcctcaggtttCCCTCTGTTTGTTGAGGAAAAGAGCTAAAGAGTTAAATTAGGTGTCGAGCATTTTTTGGCTCCTGCGTCGGAGAGGCCACGCTGTTCAGGCCTGTTCGATGCTGCAGCACATTAAAGGCTCGTTTCATAAGCTCTGCAGTGTTTGAAGTGAGAGTTGATTTGTGAGCGTGGAACGTGCGCCCTCGGGGAAGTTTCGATTCCAGgagtgaaataaatcaaattaaaactttaGAGTTCAGAGATAATGGATCGCTGGGTAATTTGAAATGttagacttttttttgttaaaccTTGCTGTGAGGTCTTCCTGTCGGTCTTGAAACAGACTGTGCATGTCCTGTCCTCTCCCTGACGGTGGGGTCCctggggagctggagctgcagtcAGATGGAGTTGCAggcggggagaggggggggggggggggcagggtggCTGTGGACAGCAGCTCGTACACACTTCCTGTGCAGTTGCCCGGCCCCGTGTTTCCTTTGTTTGGCCACTGtagggtgaatgtagaactaaAACACTGAGATCACATGGGAAAAAATCATTGCAGAGTAAAAGCACTATTATTCTCTGCTCTTACTATTGTTAGCAATTCTGATGATAAGGCCAAAGTCAATGTTGCTTTGGTCTCTAatgatttgtaaaaaaacacttactGCTCGGATGGTTTGTGTTGAACTGAACCCCAAAAACTAGTGTACATATTCATCATAATAAAGAACTGTGTCATCAGTGGTGTGgctcattcatttgttttcattagatTCACTTGTTTTGTTGTAGAGTGTCTGACCTGGTGAGGATGGTGACTAAAGCAGACGTCCCTCCGCACGTGAAGATGCTGGAGTTGGTCCCCTCGTTCGCTGAGGACGAGGACTGTGAGGAAGTCCCTCCCATCAGGTACCTGCTCCTGTGAGGCCGTCCACCACGAGGATCCAGTGGAAAGCCGACTTCACACTCCTGTGACGCCATATCACTTAAAAACAGAGTTTTGATCACTTTTACTGTTACGAAACTTTGATTATGGGATGTGAATAATTCCACACTCCAATcagttgttgtctttttaaTCAAATTCCCAAAACACTGTCAAATCTATAGAGGTTAATGCCCTGTTCCTCATTCGAGGCTTTTCTGTCTCGTTACTATTTTCTAAAAAAGGAACCAACAGCCATCTCTGACGTGCTGAGCGATATTAACAGAAAGTCTTGTTTACTAGGGTTTAGTTTTCATTTACATGTGTCTTTGGAGAAGTCACGCTAAGAGCTTGTGGAGATGCCAAGGCATATGGATTAGATGATCAGATGATCTGGCACTGGTGGAGCAGTGCTGGACCCCTCCTGAGGTCTAATTCAGGTCAGGCTGAGCTTGACGTTAGAGGGCTGCGGTTGGACCGGGCAGCTGGCAGAGTAGGTTCAGTGCTTCGATGGTTCACCAGGCTTTTGCCATCTGGACACAGCTGCCTTGTGTAAATCCTCCTGCAAACAACACGTGTACACTTCCcctgcctcgctccctccctccattaAGAAACCCTGACCTGCTCAGATACTGTGCTCATCTTCAAGGATCCTTGTCCATCCTCACGTGTTTTGGTTTCCATGTCCCATAACTCAGTTTGTGTCACTTCACGCCCGCACAACATTGTGTCGTTGTGTTTAATTTTCACGGCCGTCTCAGTTGGCTGTTTTGAAATCATGTCATTAAGAACCGTCGCTGTGATCATCACTGCTGATATCTGTCAGGATGGTTTCTGGATGCTGTTTATGATTAAATTATTTTAGAACCACCGTGTGTCACCATGCGTCATTAATACACCTTGTTACCTCATCATGGTTTTAATTGTTCAGTTCACCAGGTACGTTTTCAGCCAACTTCCTATTTTTATTCTCAGTTTTCAATGCTTTAATGTTTGAGGTTTTTTAATAACTGAGTTAAACTATTCAAAGTAATTATACGATTAGATATAATTAGATTTATTCCTAATGACTTGTTAGGCTCAAGAGATAAGACAAACGGGTCCATGGCAGGCAGATGCAGTTATTAACCTAGCATTTTAGGTCTAAAAAGAAGCTTTGATTAATGTTATCAACAGGAAGGAAAGTGTCAGATGTCTGATAATTAGATCTTAACAGCATCAAGTAGGAACAGAACTCGTTTTCATTAAATTCACACCGAAACCTTTTATTCCACGTGTATCAACATTATAGACAAATACAAGTTAAGAAAATAGAACCATCTTATTTAAACTTCTGTGTAAGTAATAGTCCGTAGGTACAGTCTCGCTCAAATGTATCCAATGATGTCATTGCATATGATGGGTTGTCGGCTGCCCGTCTTCATGAGAGCGGTGAACTTGTAGAAGTCAGAGTCCAGTTGGTGCAGTCCAGTGTGGGACTGGTGAAAGAAAGGTTTGAGAGCCTGGACTCCCACAGGGCAGGACATCCTCTTGGGATTCTCTGCAGCTCGGCACATCCTGGAAGAGTCCGCAGGCCGTGGCTTCACCTCCACGCCTTTAGACATCCCTGATAGTCTCTTGCGCATGTTTTCTAAGATGTCTTTAGCGTGGCGCCTGGGTTTCATTTGCGTTGGCTCGGGGCACTCTGGAAGGTCCATCCAGTTCTTTATGAGGTCCGCAAAGCTGTTGTCTCCCAGGACGAGGGGCTGCCTGTTTCTGCTGCGGCTCAGCAGCGACGTGGTCCAGTCCTCCTGGTCACTGGCCTCAAACGAGGTCCAGCGCTCAAGGCAAGCGTCCGAGGTGGATTTAGGACGGATGCGGCAAGAGGGTCCTCTGTTTGTGCGGAGGCAGGCCGAGGAGGAGACTCGCACGTTCCTGGTCCTCCTCAACACCACTCCTTCATCATGCCAAGAAGCCTCAGAGTAACCAGAGTCAAAGTCCACACTCTTCTCACTGCTGGGAGAGCCTTGTGCCAGTCGTTCgtgctcctgctgctcatcctcctcttccagt
It encodes:
- the inka1b gene encoding PAK4-inhibitor inka2 — protein: MLCLGDSTDCLRDQVQYMMRSLQDLKQISRPRPLSEPCVRSLAAMRLCKQRARQERLSKLRVSDASDASTYDSACCLASPLEEEDEQQEHERLAQGSPSSEKSVDFDSGYSEASWHDEGVVLRRTRNVRVSSSACLRTNRGPSCRIRPKSTSDACLERWTSFEASDQEDWTTSLLSRSRNRQPLVLGDNSFADLIKNWMDLPECPEPTQMKPRRHAKDILENMRKRLSGMSKGVEVKPRPADSSRMCRAAENPKRMSCPVGVQALKPFFHQSHTGLHQLDSDFYKFTALMKTGSRQPIICNDIIGYI